The following proteins are co-located in the Pomacea canaliculata isolate SZHN2017 linkage group LG10, ASM307304v1, whole genome shotgun sequence genome:
- the LOC112573076 gene encoding C-type mannose receptor 2-like isoform X1 gives MTDNWGSGWMLLNSTCYYLSLEPANWSSALTSCKEKGADLLSLESWTEQSQKLSKMKFAAYERIWWIGLQSNSSVSKWVSLYDNSSFSGEIILWNEGEPNNIQSDENCVEMYPWGALNDASCHRQKFYICKKYLKLFNVSRNSCDNNWILILDSCYYLSTTAAVQWTDAQRKCNELGANLLTLESLDELLQIRRETWRFTVTDRWWWVGLRKVPSSGKWQWIKKPPILSPVVTQWKKDVLNTEDCVVMDSDGFLSDMPCNSSRYFICVKSREDADNCDSGWIKIFSMCYKLSNKALSWSGAEESCKTEGGKLLVVRTFIEMSKIQENINLISSPWWVGLKRASPSNFDLKQDDGSKECGMIASDNFLTFKDCKALHSYICQKNHTENTTRTVESGLNWFLISGVCLKQSTKTMSWSQAQESCKLEGGNLMSMSTLQDLTLTNLGSSRWWIGERTTSLKCVAISSSVPFHVEDCNTAHPYICEKRKYVSGFSKELSAPSL, from the exons ATGACAGACAACTGGGGTTCAGGCTGGATGCTTCTCAATTCCACCTGCTACTACTTGTCCCTGGAACCAGCGAACTGGTCTTCAGCCCTGACAAGCTGTAAAGAAAAAGGCGCCGATCTGCTGTCTTTAGAGTCATGGACAGAACAA TCACAGAAACTGAGTAAGATGAAATTTGCTGCCTATGAAAGAATCTGGTGGATAGGACTTCAAAGCAACTCAAGTGTAAGCAAGTGGGTGTCACTCTATGATAACTCATCTTTCTCAGGAGAAATCAT ACTGTGGAACGAAGGGGAGCCCAACAACATTCAGAGTGACGAGAACTGCGTGGAAATGTATCCTTGGGGCGCACTGAATGATGCTTCCTGCCATCGGCAGAAATTCTacatttgtaagaaatatttaa AGCTCTTCAACGTCTCTAGAAACAGTTGTGATAATAACTGGATCCTGATCTTGGATTCCTGCTACTACCTTTCTACTACCGCGGCTGTGCAGTGGACAGACGCACAGAGAAAGTGTAATGAACTCGGCGCCAACTTGCTGACCTTGGAGTCTTTAGATGAGCTG TTGCAGATCAGGAGAGAGACATGGCGCTTTACTGTTACCGACcgatggtggtgggtggggcTACGGAAGGTACCATCTAGTGGCAAGTGGCAGTGGATCAAAAAGCCTCCGATTTTATCGCCTGTAGTAAC CCAGTGGAAGAAGGACGTGCTCAATACAGAGGACTGTGTGGTGATGGACTCTGACGGATTTCTGAGTGACATGCCATGTAACTCCTCTCGATACTTCATATGTGTGAAATCAAGGGAAGACGCAG ACAACTGTGACTCTGGCTGGATCAAGATATTCTCGATGTGTTACAAGTTGTCGAATAAGGCTTTATCGTGGTCCGGTGCCGAGGAGAGTTGCAAAACCGAGGGAGGAAAACTGTTAGTCGTGAGAACTTTCATTGAAATG TCAAAAATTCAGGAAAATATCAATCTTATCAGCTCGCCATGGTGGGTAGGACTGAAAAGGGCATCTCCAAGTAATTTTGACCTGAAGCAGGACGATGGTTCAAAGGAGTGTGGAATGATCGCCTCTGATAACTTTCTGACTTTCAAAGACTGCAAAGCATTACACTCCTACATCTGCCAAAAAAATCATA CGGAAAACACAACTAGAACTGTTGAGTCTGGCCTCAACTGGTTCTTGATTTCTGGCGTCTGCCTCAAGCAGTCCACTAAGACAATGTCGTGGTCTCAGGCACAGGAGAGCTGCAAACTAGAGGGAGGTAACTTGATGTCCATGAGCACCTTACAAGACTTG ACACTGACAAATCTTGGAAGCTCGCGGTGGTGGATAGGAGAGCGAACTACGTCACTGAAATGTGTGGCCATCAGCTCTTCCGTGCCTTTCCACGTCGAGGATTGCAATACTGCTCATCCTTATATTtgcgagaaaagaaaat acGTCTCCGGATTTTCCAAGGAACTGTCCGCTCCATCTCTGTGA
- the LOC112573076 gene encoding C-type mannose receptor 2-like isoform X2 — MTDNWGSGWMLLNSTCYYLSLEPANWSSALTSCKEKGADLLSLESWTEQSQKLSKMKFAAYERIWWIGLQSNSSVSKWVSLYDNSSFSGEIILWNEGEPNNIQSDENCVEMYPWGALNDASCHRQKFYICKKYLKLFNVSRNSCDNNWILILDSCYYLSTTAAVQWTDAQRKCNELGANLLTLESLDELLQIRRETWRFTVTDRWWWVGLRKVPSSGKWQWIKKPPILSPVVTQWKKDVLNTEDCVVMDSDGFLSDMPCNSSRYFICVKSREDADNCDSGWIKIFSMCYKLSNKALSWSGAEESCKTEGGKLLVVRTFIEMSKIQENINLISSPWWVGLKRASPSNFDLKQDDGSKECGMIASDNFLTFKDCKALHSYICQKNHTENTTRTVESGLNWFLISGVCLKQSTKTMSWSQAQESCKLEGGNLMSMSTLQDLTLTNLGSSRWWIGERTTSLKCVAISSSVPFHVEDCNTAHPYICEKRKYGVVRVLQVYEF, encoded by the exons ATGACAGACAACTGGGGTTCAGGCTGGATGCTTCTCAATTCCACCTGCTACTACTTGTCCCTGGAACCAGCGAACTGGTCTTCAGCCCTGACAAGCTGTAAAGAAAAAGGCGCCGATCTGCTGTCTTTAGAGTCATGGACAGAACAA TCACAGAAACTGAGTAAGATGAAATTTGCTGCCTATGAAAGAATCTGGTGGATAGGACTTCAAAGCAACTCAAGTGTAAGCAAGTGGGTGTCACTCTATGATAACTCATCTTTCTCAGGAGAAATCAT ACTGTGGAACGAAGGGGAGCCCAACAACATTCAGAGTGACGAGAACTGCGTGGAAATGTATCCTTGGGGCGCACTGAATGATGCTTCCTGCCATCGGCAGAAATTCTacatttgtaagaaatatttaa AGCTCTTCAACGTCTCTAGAAACAGTTGTGATAATAACTGGATCCTGATCTTGGATTCCTGCTACTACCTTTCTACTACCGCGGCTGTGCAGTGGACAGACGCACAGAGAAAGTGTAATGAACTCGGCGCCAACTTGCTGACCTTGGAGTCTTTAGATGAGCTG TTGCAGATCAGGAGAGAGACATGGCGCTTTACTGTTACCGACcgatggtggtgggtggggcTACGGAAGGTACCATCTAGTGGCAAGTGGCAGTGGATCAAAAAGCCTCCGATTTTATCGCCTGTAGTAAC CCAGTGGAAGAAGGACGTGCTCAATACAGAGGACTGTGTGGTGATGGACTCTGACGGATTTCTGAGTGACATGCCATGTAACTCCTCTCGATACTTCATATGTGTGAAATCAAGGGAAGACGCAG ACAACTGTGACTCTGGCTGGATCAAGATATTCTCGATGTGTTACAAGTTGTCGAATAAGGCTTTATCGTGGTCCGGTGCCGAGGAGAGTTGCAAAACCGAGGGAGGAAAACTGTTAGTCGTGAGAACTTTCATTGAAATG TCAAAAATTCAGGAAAATATCAATCTTATCAGCTCGCCATGGTGGGTAGGACTGAAAAGGGCATCTCCAAGTAATTTTGACCTGAAGCAGGACGATGGTTCAAAGGAGTGTGGAATGATCGCCTCTGATAACTTTCTGACTTTCAAAGACTGCAAAGCATTACACTCCTACATCTGCCAAAAAAATCATA CGGAAAACACAACTAGAACTGTTGAGTCTGGCCTCAACTGGTTCTTGATTTCTGGCGTCTGCCTCAAGCAGTCCACTAAGACAATGTCGTGGTCTCAGGCACAGGAGAGCTGCAAACTAGAGGGAGGTAACTTGATGTCCATGAGCACCTTACAAGACTTG ACACTGACAAATCTTGGAAGCTCGCGGTGGTGGATAGGAGAGCGAACTACGTCACTGAAATGTGTGGCCATCAGCTCTTCCGTGCCTTTCCACGTCGAGGATTGCAATACTGCTCATCCTTATATTtgcgagaaaagaaaat ATGGTGTTGTACGTGTTCTTCAAGTTTACGAGTTCTGA